From a region of the Mesomycoplasma ovipneumoniae ATCC 29419 genome:
- a CDS encoding restriction endonuclease, translating into MSIYSDFLNQFDYDVRKSNNARWIDQKCTFDVVSIIADCIIEYVENENEEFTVSDIWHSEYSRNNVIEIFSKPDPELKASNEYDKYFAQPINLLSYSKILSTRKENNRYFYKINNKELLENIALRPTNALNFLYEYIVKVLKDSDLYKSFEKFFEIQTKDSYKDLRQDFIDFTIENTGINTETECGRIFTKIINPLAFKFKKLGTEKGRMSSKNITMNDLLYNRSNWRDELSGKDKSLTREEYQNTLDQMSSKAYSKYTVNKAKKDVRKYNDKYYGSKSEINQPTETVNASQAHHIFPQSDYPQIAGYIENLIMLTPNQHFSMAHPNNNTQYIDKDFQYICLLIKSNKIKDNLTSDLLPKFYDFYDYMYVLNTGLDTEDFSEVEYLDFATIINKIDYFYSDYIDNNKYISLINDNKIAI; encoded by the coding sequence ATGAGCATTTACTCTGATTTTTTAAATCAATTTGATTATGATGTAAGAAAAAGCAACAATGCTAGATGGATAGATCAAAAATGTACTTTTGATGTTGTCTCAATTATAGCCGATTGTATTATAGAATATGTGGAAAATGAAAATGAAGAATTTACAGTCTCAGATATATGGCATAGTGAATATTCTAGAAACAATGTTATTGAAATTTTTTCAAAACCTGACCCCGAATTAAAAGCAAGTAATGAGTATGATAAATATTTTGCCCAACCAATAAATTTATTGTCTTATAGCAAAATATTATCAACAAGAAAGGAAAATAATAGATATTTTTATAAGATTAATAACAAAGAGCTATTGGAAAATATAGCTTTAAGGCCAACAAATGCATTAAATTTTCTTTATGAGTACATAGTAAAAGTTTTAAAGGATAGTGATTTATATAAAAGTTTTGAAAAATTCTTTGAAATTCAAACTAAAGATTCATATAAAGATCTAAGGCAAGACTTTATTGATTTTACCATTGAAAATACCGGCATTAATACAGAAACAGAATGTGGTAGGATATTCACAAAAATAATAAATCCATTAGCATTTAAGTTCAAGAAACTAGGCACTGAAAAAGGTAGGATGTCATCAAAAAATATTACTATGAATGACCTGCTCTATAATAGATCTAATTGGAGAGACGAGCTAAGTGGTAAGGATAAATCACTAACAAGAGAAGAATACCAAAACACTTTGGATCAAATGAGCTCTAAAGCTTATTCTAAATATACTGTAAATAAAGCTAAAAAAGATGTAAGAAAATATAATGATAAATATTATGGTTCTAAATCTGAAATTAACCAGCCAACAGAAACAGTTAATGCGAGCCAAGCTCATCATATTTTCCCACAATCAGATTATCCGCAAATTGCTGGCTATATAGAAAATTTAATAATGCTTACCCCTAATCAGCATTTTAGTATGGCTCATCCAAATAATAATACTCAATATATCGATAAGGATTTTCAGTATATTTGTTTATTAATAAAATCTAATAAGATAAAGGATAATTTGACTTCAGATTTATTGCCTAAATTTTATGATTTTTATGATTATATGTATGTTTTAAATACAGGTCTTGATACTGAAGACTTTAGTGAAGTTGAATATTTGGATTTTGCTACAATAATTAACAAAATAGACTATTTTTATAGCGACTACATTGATAATAATAAATATATTTCATTAATTAATGATAACAAAATTGCTATATAG
- a CDS encoding DNA cytosine methyltransferase, with product MINNKLTYISLFSSAGVGCYGFKVEDFECIATNELIERRLNIQKINNKCSFNSGYISGDITNKDIQNKIYNEVKLWNKMGNDRVDVVVATPPCQGMSVANHKKKDDEIERNSLIVESVKIVKKVLPRFFVFENVAAFWKTGCTYNSEVVPIGNMITSELSSEYIIENRILNFKNYGSNSSRTRTLVIGVHKSESDFILPLELFPSYREEKTLREVIGAMPELSWGEYDNRDFYHSFREYPIHMRDWISNLKEGQSAFDNIDDLKKPHKIINGEIVINKFKNGDKYKRQIFDKVAPCFHTRNDQMASQNTIHPNQDRVFSIRELMKMMSIPDSFKWSELSLDDLNSKSYEEKKAISKKEEINIRQSIGEAVPTEVFRQIANNIKKHLRQKKIREVDINKIIDEEKLADISNLKKYVLNNKDSVCFESLARIIELSNAKRYSHSAFYTPKKILNEIVSVLPDFEKDEIHILEPSVGIGSFIPLIFKKYDYIKKVSLTVIDIDPEMLDILKVLFDSKSIPENFNINFINADYMDTKFNFKFDLIIGNPPFTKLTSKDILKYIKNSVFSKNLTNLAGLFLEKSLIDSHNVSLILPKNLLSNLEYIETRNILKEYNVESILDFGELGFKGVLIETINLTINNKKNSKILVKSLTKNVKIMQPKKYIFSDDLPYWVIYRNDFFDKVSNKLIFDVFSVFRDRQITSKMLNNSYNDDSIRVIKSRNISDDGSQIVNIEDYDSYMDLYKAKKLSVYKFIDSDVVYLAPNLTYKPRLLRKEKGYITNGSVAILQKKYDFEISEKQRLYISSQEFREFYSLARNYQTRSLNIDNTSVYWFGINKEV from the coding sequence ATGATTAATAATAAATTGACATATATTTCTTTGTTTTCATCTGCAGGGGTAGGTTGTTATGGATTTAAAGTTGAAGATTTTGAATGTATTGCTACTAATGAACTAATTGAAAGAAGACTTAACATCCAAAAAATTAATAATAAATGTAGTTTTAATAGCGGGTATATCAGCGGAGATATCACAAATAAAGATATACAAAATAAAATCTATAATGAAGTAAAATTATGGAACAAAATGGGTAATGATAGAGTTGATGTTGTTGTAGCTACCCCGCCATGTCAAGGAATGAGTGTTGCGAACCATAAAAAGAAAGATGATGAAATTGAAAGAAATAGTTTAATTGTCGAAAGCGTAAAGATAGTAAAAAAGGTTTTGCCAAGATTTTTTGTCTTTGAAAATGTGGCAGCATTTTGGAAAACTGGATGCACATATAATTCTGAAGTAGTTCCAATTGGAAATATGATTACTTCAGAATTGTCTTCAGAATACATTATAGAAAACAGAATATTAAATTTTAAAAATTATGGGTCTAATTCCTCTAGAACTAGGACATTGGTAATAGGCGTTCATAAGTCAGAAAGTGATTTTATATTGCCACTAGAATTATTCCCTAGCTATAGAGAAGAGAAAACATTAAGAGAAGTTATTGGAGCTATGCCTGAATTATCATGGGGTGAATATGACAATAGAGATTTTTATCACAGTTTTAGGGAATATCCTATTCATATGAGGGATTGGATTTCTAATCTCAAAGAGGGGCAAAGTGCATTTGATAATATAGATGATCTTAAAAAGCCTCACAAGATTATTAACGGAGAAATAGTAATCAATAAATTTAAGAACGGGGATAAATATAAAAGACAAATTTTTGATAAAGTTGCTCCATGTTTTCATACAAGAAATGATCAAATGGCAAGTCAAAATACCATTCACCCTAATCAAGACAGAGTATTTTCAATACGAGAATTAATGAAGATGATGTCTATACCAGATAGTTTTAAGTGGTCGGAGTTATCTTTAGATGATTTAAATTCTAAATCCTATGAAGAAAAGAAAGCCATCTCAAAAAAGGAAGAAATAAACATTAGGCAGAGTATTGGAGAAGCTGTTCCCACTGAAGTATTTAGACAAATTGCTAATAATATAAAAAAGCATCTTAGGCAAAAAAAAATTAGAGAGGTTGATATTAATAAAATAATTGATGAGGAAAAACTTGCTGATATTAGTAATTTGAAAAAATATGTTTTGAATAACAAGGATAGTGTCTGTTTTGAAAGCTTAGCTCGAATTATAGAACTATCGAATGCTAAAAGATATTCTCATTCTGCATTTTATACTCCAAAAAAAATATTAAATGAAATAGTTTCAGTATTACCTGACTTTGAAAAGGATGAGATTCATATTTTAGAACCTTCTGTTGGAATCGGGAGCTTTATTCCCCTTATATTTAAAAAATATGATTATATAAAAAAAGTATCACTCACAGTAATAGATATTGACCCAGAAATGTTAGATATATTAAAAGTCCTGTTCGATAGTAAATCAATTCCTGAGAATTTTAATATTAATTTTATTAACGCAGACTACATGGACACAAAGTTTAATTTTAAATTTGACCTTATTATTGGCAATCCACCATTTACTAAATTAACTTCAAAAGATATTTTGAAATACATTAAAAATAGTGTCTTTAGTAAGAATTTAACTAATTTGGCAGGATTATTCTTGGAAAAATCATTGATAGATTCACACAATGTATCATTAATATTGCCAAAAAATTTATTAAGCAACCTTGAGTATATAGAAACTAGAAATATACTCAAAGAATACAATGTTGAATCTATATTAGATTTTGGAGAACTAGGATTTAAAGGTGTTTTAATAGAAACTATAAACTTAACAATAAATAATAAAAAAAATTCAAAAATATTGGTTAAATCACTAACCAAAAATGTTAAAATTATGCAACCTAAAAAATATATATTTTCTGATGATTTACCTTATTGGGTGATTTATAGAAATGATTTTTTTGATAAAGTTTCGAATAAATTGATATTTGACGTCTTTTCTGTATTTAGAGATAGACAAATCACATCTAAAATGCTTAATAACTCTTATAATGACGATTCTATACGTGTTATAAAATCTAGAAATATTTCTGATGATGGAAGTCAAATAGTTAATATTGAGGATTATGACTCATATATGGATTTATATAAAGCCAAAAAATTAAGTGTATATAAATTCATTGACAGCGATGTCGTTTATTTAGCTCCTAACCTGACTTACAAACCAAGACTATTAAGAAAAGAAAAAGGCTATATTACTAATGGTTCTGTTGCAATACTTCAAAAAAAATATGACTTTGAAATATCAGAAAAACAAAGATTATATATTTCTAGTCAGGAATTTAGAGAATTTTATTCATTGGCAAGAAACTATCAAACTCGCTCATTGAATATTGACAATACAAGTGTGTATTGGTTTGGAATAAACAAGGAAGTCTAA
- a CDS encoding DDE-type integrase/transposase/recombinase, whose protein sequence is MKQYRFTIEDKFKYIKIAESKGLKNAILQFAEEFREIYKDKSKSKKADKEWMLHIYANNLIRNWQKKFYNNDMKSLISVRGKIKSPRKPKKKYTINDLSENDREVYQEIMENVLRRYGIDPAIVLEELKKRKQEQEKDKNKIENCTRICSVLNINRTSIYEKIRVKKPPKKMIYDEKLLEWIRENFILNRKVKGRDVLYNIYKNQGNYVSTYVFQKHYEFLGLKSLAYKKQGKPAPKEKKFTRIWTEDHIKGEFSSENFGEKWFADIKFIKINNEWFYLHSIIETKSNYLLNFSISKTRFSEETINLVKQTIKKYNIKPKFFHSDHGVEYANYKFANFLKQNNIQQSMSPKGNALANRPIEYFYAVFQRELLNIEGENFENVAIAYQKISEFIDWYNYERPQSCLSYKTPSYYMR, encoded by the coding sequence ATGAAACAATACAGATTTACAATTGAAGACAAATTTAAATACATCAAAATTGCCGAATCTAAAGGGCTAAAAAACGCAATTTTGCAATTTGCAGAAGAATTTAGAGAAATTTACAAAGACAAATCTAAAAGTAAAAAAGCGGATAAAGAATGAATGCTGCATATATATGCTAATAATTTGATAAGAAATTGGCAAAAAAAGTTTTATAATAATGATATGAAAAGTTTGATAAGTGTTCGCGGGAAAATCAAATCACCGCGTAAACCAAAAAAGAAATATACAATTAACGATCTTTCTGAAAACGATCGTGAAGTTTATCAAGAAATAATGGAGAATGTTCTTAGAAGATACGGGATTGATCCCGCAATTGTTCTTGAGGAGCTCAAAAAACGAAAACAAGAACAAGAAAAAGATAAAAACAAAATCGAAAATTGCACTAGAATTTGTAGTGTTCTTAATATTAATCGCACTTCGATTTATGAGAAAATAAGGGTGAAAAAACCACCAAAGAAAATGATTTATGATGAAAAATTACTTGAGTGAATTCGTGAAAATTTCATATTGAATCGAAAGGTAAAAGGGCGTGACGTCCTATATAATATTTACAAAAATCAGGGAAATTATGTATCCACGTACGTGTTTCAAAAACACTACGAATTTTTAGGATTAAAATCACTAGCTTATAAAAAGCAAGGAAAACCGGCACCAAAAGAGAAAAAGTTTACACGAATTTGGACTGAAGATCATATCAAAGGTGAATTTAGCTCAGAAAATTTTGGTGAAAAATGGTTTGCTGATATTAAATTTATCAAAATTAACAACGAATGATTTTACCTACACTCAATTATTGAAACAAAATCCAATTACTTGCTCAATTTTTCGATTTCTAAAACAAGATTTTCAGAAGAAACTATAAACTTAGTAAAACAAACAATTAAAAAGTATAATATCAAACCAAAATTTTTCCATTCAGATCATGGCGTGGAATATGCGAACTACAAATTTGCTAATTTTTTAAAACAAAACAATATCCAACAATCAATGTCACCAAAAGGCAATGCCCTTGCAAACCGTCCTATTGAATATTTTTATGCAGTTTTTCAACGAGAATTGCTTAATATTGAGGGCGAAAATTTTGAAAATGTAGCTATTGCTTATCAAAAAATAAGTGAATTTATTGATTGGTATAACTATGAAAGGCCTCAAAGTTGCTTATCATATAAAACTCCAAGCTATTATATGAGGTAA
- a CDS encoding transposase, with protein MLQKLRQRVEFNTLDQQITFKNRDGVPSDPNIWNRYDFYFDILINH; from the coding sequence ATGTTGCAAAAATTAAGGCAAAGGGTTGAATTTAACACTTTAGATCAGCAAATAACATTTAAAAATCGAGATGGTGTTCCTAGTGATCCGAATATTTGAAATAGGTATGATTTTTACTTTGATATCTTAATAAATCACTAA
- a CDS encoding P97 family adhesin, translated as MQNKKAKILIGSAAAIVLMSTVFGTVAGLAAKTRYRGVNPTQGVVSQLGLIDSVSFKPSVAHFTSDYKTVKQALLGGKTFNASSTEFSDFASKFNFLTNNGRSVLAIPNKYKVVIEKFEAQDEQQRFFLSFHLEETLEDKNVARSATKSIYLSVVDAPKAALAQFSDIVDSNFANLVPSPLSHFSSTSVRPLGLTRADDFAKTLNQFESVEEFESHLSKFFDIQAIKAKIRLEAQGFGFAKGDLEEPFVFSFVKNPQNSNEWATSLNQQVPSVRLYLKTEFESQAKATLANYKNKDESFLTSIDLVASDKSALFANTKDLSDQLEVNLLDASDYYIDPDKPQVDSTTGVLLPSSLSLFERDLLRQPSNKPVDKFSLFRYDAINFYKQLQELVSKPSAIKDIIDASLTRGLTFSFGKYDLLFDNLREHLDYDFLVSNAKIRQNSVSGKLFIELPIKIKLKSSILGDTGQNIKTILEKTVSFKLDNFRDQKIEDALASLYPELSEQLKQLKDAQSAQEAAQQLAADISPFPSQSTNQTLGATKENPYDLVQGAPKSYLLSKYEIKQLIDQKDYKKLISLFSDPNSYNIDFKLGSTLQAQNIQVPSDKEIANLNATIDSAQALKNADIYSVSTSAFKNRASLFAYFRYLLSLDPKDAIKKLVNIGTQMGLEFEGYQDLPLNPTLADLAKVKIKTKFDNYEHDQDFLSQQDEDQNQDDSVGTKFGLKLLDFNGYFANDITSPNQGMALFLPASLDFNSTQSTSTQSSSTQSTQDWKVEIAKNLVSDKNQLASLPFAIWNRIIGQEKQQENDKKLTYKILKNYQDAIKIAKQPAFWNTVDSDNNPQVPFKDKDFSKISTLSDLVFAFYTQAALANNWNEYQDSGARPSIKFEIQEDAAASKDQGNIIGLKIKYVVGFDDNAGSFVDDIISSSPQTIFVRTSGQSEVEVKQKNNLDQMIEDAPLSSQSLILDAEKFAHLQILANSIYDKNKPKSEEPTSPRDSGIRWIDDKVPGQPRPEVQRPEVNQDEFFKDKLKPVAVQVSTFSTLDESPYFASPFQDDSQTSQSSDSASQSSNEDLQTLKQKLEILLGQNFSTYFNKLDQNISFEIESVKEISPEVYGVSLTLSKVIQNGQNSTKVKSDKNLSLIVHKQQNNIPELAKSPQISNTSWAKQYNPDQPLANSTTITLEFKNTIPKDSNGRPTSQWLSSVPVTIHPALINISPQADVLDQAIANEVLSRLETTSLIETPSPEALKLSITDKKKVEEVISALRSKLPQSLSNLISPIVDAYKRHETTKSHILSLAHIQNSNHSPIKLSLNASTNTSSEVKVANLQLINEKTISFDLESSNIKRLINAPIEIASELSDKKFDLESMRVHNILSQDNLDSDTHTHTHTTAESNNQSNTQTSTITFIKPKFIVERTVGVPWSTSQVVFAAKKNLHDPTNFDVSKVKDSTFFVYGWRAISLNTGSQPPVQVPYLQVQPLFDPLVDMFPVPQVQSLTSLSFKVFDPDGYLYQKLYSKSATNVDLYSYRLNQTKEQSTRKGWTNQHPSQANFGNNNFSLPSNYLNIITNQPTKVTFYNASDFITDLFNDPDQKQEDINDKYTDNIKEKVGANAADWGSAYFNLWYPRKLIQEQSNIISANLNDLLFVDPDELEKNIKMIAPNFTNWWPNFQNSEVAEIRTKHNEEAFKKVNLLPQGWTQIHDGGYPLKVQKTAFNRDTRTFTLTTNLPIPTQDYYQDVKDTDDWRFVFQNDNNQIAMLKANMLKQGSKNPHYKDKGWIQFETVIPEHFFSTNVRFAGIFKQEDKKLKWLPIIDTEYVVDDRYFGNIISDPLDLKKARGRGFTNNAFGDVFKEFNIHRKKQS; from the coding sequence ATGCAAAATAAAAAGGCAAAAATATTAATTGGCAGTGCCGCTGCAATTGTACTAATGTCGACGGTCTTTGGAACTGTCGCTGGACTTGCTGCTAAAACTAGATATCGTGGAGTTAATCCTACCCAAGGAGTTGTTAGTCAGCTTGGCCTAATTGATTCAGTAAGTTTTAAGCCAAGCGTTGCTCACTTTACTAGTGATTATAAAACTGTCAAACAAGCACTTTTAGGGGGTAAAACTTTTAATGCCAGCAGCACTGAATTTAGCGACTTTGCATCAAAATTCAACTTTTTAACTAATAATGGCCGTAGTGTTTTGGCAATTCCAAACAAATACAAAGTTGTTATTGAAAAATTTGAAGCCCAAGATGAACAACAACGCTTTTTCCTTTCCTTTCATTTAGAAGAAACTCTTGAAGATAAAAATGTTGCCCGCTCAGCAACAAAATCAATTTACCTTTCAGTAGTTGATGCCCCAAAGGCAGCTTTGGCTCAATTTAGTGATATTGTTGACTCCAATTTTGCTAATTTGGTTCCTAGCCCACTTAGTCATTTTTCATCAACTTCTGTTAGACCTTTAGGGCTAACTCGTGCTGATGATTTTGCAAAAACATTGAATCAATTTGAATCAGTAGAGGAATTTGAGTCTCATTTAAGCAAATTTTTTGACATTCAAGCAATTAAGGCAAAAATTCGTCTTGAAGCCCAAGGCTTTGGTTTTGCAAAAGGCGACTTAGAAGAGCCTTTTGTATTTAGTTTTGTTAAAAATCCACAAAATTCAAATGAGTGAGCTACAAGTCTAAATCAACAAGTACCCTCAGTGCGTTTATATTTAAAAACTGAATTTGAGTCTCAGGCAAAAGCGACTTTAGCTAACTATAAAAATAAAGATGAGTCATTTTTAACTTCAATTGACTTAGTCGCAAGTGATAAGTCTGCTTTATTTGCTAATACAAAAGACCTAAGCGATCAACTCGAAGTTAATTTACTTGATGCTTCTGATTATTATATTGATCCAGATAAGCCTCAGGTTGATTCAACCACCGGAGTTTTACTTCCTTCTTCACTTAGTTTGTTTGAGCGTGATTTATTAAGACAACCTTCTAATAAGCCAGTTGATAAATTTTCTTTGTTTCGTTATGATGCAATTAATTTTTATAAACAACTCCAAGAACTTGTAAGTAAGCCATCTGCAATCAAAGATATAATTGATGCCAGCCTAACACGTGGACTGACTTTTTCTTTTGGTAAATATGATTTACTTTTTGATAACTTACGCGAGCACCTTGATTATGACTTTTTAGTTTCAAATGCTAAAATTCGTCAAAACTCAGTTTCAGGAAAATTATTTATTGAACTGCCAATCAAAATTAAGCTAAAGTCATCAATTTTAGGGGACACAGGTCAAAATATTAAAACTATTTTGGAAAAAACTGTAAGTTTTAAACTTGATAATTTCCGTGATCAAAAAATCGAAGATGCCCTAGCCAGTCTTTATCCTGAACTTAGCGAGCAACTAAAGCAATTAAAAGATGCCCAAAGCGCCCAAGAAGCCGCCCAACAACTAGCAGCTGATATTTCACCATTTCCATCTCAATCCACTAATCAAACCCTAGGAGCAACCAAAGAAAATCCTTATGATCTTGTCCAAGGTGCTCCAAAGTCTTATTTACTTTCAAAATACGAAATTAAACAATTAATCGACCAAAAAGATTATAAAAAACTAATTAGTCTTTTTAGTGATCCAAATTCTTACAATATTGATTTTAAATTAGGTTCAACTCTACAAGCCCAAAATATACAAGTTCCGTCTGACAAAGAAATAGCCAATTTAAATGCAACAATTGACTCAGCTCAGGCTTTAAAAAATGCTGATATTTACTCAGTTTCGACTTCGGCATTTAAAAATCGTGCTTCATTATTTGCTTATTTCCGTTACCTTTTATCATTAGATCCTAAAGATGCAATCAAAAAACTTGTTAATATCGGAACCCAAATGGGTCTTGAATTTGAAGGCTATCAAGACTTACCACTAAATCCAACTTTGGCAGATTTAGCAAAAGTAAAAATTAAAACCAAATTTGATAACTACGAGCACGACCAAGATTTTCTAAGTCAGCAAGATGAAGATCAAAATCAAGATGATTCTGTGGGAACAAAATTTGGACTCAAACTTCTTGATTTTAATGGTTATTTTGCTAATGACATTACAAGCCCAAATCAAGGAATGGCTTTATTTTTACCAGCAAGTCTAGATTTTAATTCAACTCAGTCAACTTCAACTCAGTCAAGTTCAACCCAAAGTACTCAAGACTGAAAAGTTGAAATTGCTAAAAATCTTGTTAGCGATAAAAACCAGTTAGCAAGCTTACCTTTTGCAATTTGAAACAGAATTATTGGCCAAGAAAAACAACAAGAAAACGATAAAAAACTAACATACAAAATTCTTAAAAATTACCAAGATGCAATTAAAATTGCCAAACAACCAGCTTTTTGAAATACTGTTGATTCTGATAATAATCCTCAAGTTCCTTTTAAAGATAAAGATTTTAGTAAAATCTCTACTCTTAGTGATTTAGTTTTTGCCTTTTATACTCAGGCAGCCTTAGCTAATAATTGAAATGAATATCAAGACTCAGGTGCACGTCCTTCAATTAAATTTGAAATTCAAGAAGATGCTGCGGCTTCTAAAGATCAAGGTAATATAATTGGTCTAAAAATCAAATATGTTGTTGGATTTGATGATAATGCTGGCAGTTTTGTTGATGATATTATTTCATCTTCACCTCAGACAATTTTTGTTCGCACTTCAGGGCAGTCAGAAGTTGAAGTAAAACAAAAAAATAATTTAGACCAGATGATTGAAGATGCTCCCCTTTCAAGTCAGTCATTGATTCTTGATGCTGAAAAATTTGCTCATCTACAAATTCTTGCTAATTCAATTTATGACAAGAATAAACCAAAATCAGAAGAGCCAACTTCTCCAAGAGATTCAGGAATCCGTTGAATCGATGACAAAGTTCCAGGCCAACCTCGACCAGAAGTTCAAAGACCCGAAGTCAATCAAGATGAATTTTTCAAAGACAAATTAAAACCAGTTGCGGTACAAGTTTCGACTTTCTCTACTCTAGACGAGAGTCCTTATTTTGCTAGTCCATTCCAAGATGACTCTCAGACTAGTCAGAGTTCAGACTCAGCAAGTCAAAGTTCAAACGAAGATTTACAGACTTTAAAACAAAAGCTTGAAATTCTTTTAGGTCAAAATTTTAGTACTTATTTTAATAAACTTGATCAAAACATTAGTTTTGAAATTGAATCAGTAAAAGAAATCTCACCTGAAGTCTACGGCGTTAGTCTAACTTTATCAAAAGTAATCCAAAACGGTCAGAACTCAACAAAAGTTAAATCAGATAAAAACTTAAGTCTGATAGTACACAAACAACAAAATAATATTCCTGAATTAGCAAAATCTCCGCAAATTTCAAATACTTCCTGAGCAAAACAATACAATCCTGATCAGCCACTAGCAAATTCAACAACAATAACATTGGAATTTAAAAACACAATACCGAAAGACTCAAATGGTCGACCAACAAGTCAGTGGTTATCTTCAGTGCCTGTGACAATTCATCCGGCTTTAATAAACATCTCTCCTCAGGCCGATGTTCTTGACCAAGCAATAGCAAATGAGGTGCTCTCGCGTTTGGAAACTACTAGTTTAATAGAAACTCCCTCTCCTGAAGCTCTAAAACTATCGATTACTGATAAGAAAAAAGTTGAGGAAGTTATTTCCGCTCTCAGAAGTAAACTCCCTCAATCTCTATCTAACCTTATAAGCCCTATAGTTGATGCTTATAAAAGACATGAAACAACTAAGTCGCATATTTTATCTTTAGCCCATATTCAAAATTCAAACCATTCGCCAATTAAATTATCGCTAAATGCTTCAACAAACACTAGCTCTGAAGTTAAAGTTGCAAATCTCCAACTTATTAACGAAAAAACTATTAGCTTTGACTTAGAAAGTTCCAATATTAAAAGGCTAATTAACGCCCCAATTGAAATAGCTTCTGAACTATCTGACAAAAAATTTGATCTTGAATCAATGAGAGTTCATAACATTTTGAGTCAAGATAATTTAGATTCCGACACACACACACACACACACACAACCGCGGAATCAAACAATCAATCAAACACACAAACCTCAACAATTACTTTTATTAAACCAAAATTTATTGTTGAGCGGACTGTTGGCGTGCCATGAAGCACATCACAAGTAGTTTTTGCTGCTAAGAAAAATTTACATGATCCAACAAACTTTGATGTATCTAAAGTCAAAGATTCAACCTTTTTTGTCTATGGTTGACGAGCAATAAGTCTAAATACCGGATCTCAACCGCCTGTACAAGTCCCCTACCTCCAAGTCCAGCCCCTTTTTGATCCACTTGTTGATATGTTTCCTGTACCACAGGTTCAAAGTCTAACCAGCCTGTCATTTAAAGTTTTTGATCCTGATGGTTATTTATACCAAAAATTATATTCTAAATCAGCAACAAATGTTGATCTATATTCTTATCGACTAAACCAAACAAAAGAACAATCAACTCGTAAAGGTTGAACTAACCAACACCCAAGTCAGGCAAATTTTGGCAATAATAATTTTAGCTTGCCAAGCAACTATTTAAATATTATTACAAATCAGCCAACAAAAGTTACTTTTTATAATGCAAGTGATTTTATTACTGATTTATTTAATGATCCTGACCAAAAACAAGAAGATATTAATGACAAATACACTGATAATATTAAAGAAAAAGTTGGTGCTAATGCCGCTGACTGAGGAAGTGCTTATTTTAACCTTTGGTATCCAAGAAAACTAATTCAAGAACAATCAAATATAATAAGTGCTAATTTAAATGACCTACTCTTTGTAGATCCAGATGAACTTGAGAAAAATATAAAAATGATTGCCCCGAATTTTACTAATTGGTGACCTAACTTCCAAAATTCAGAAGTTGCCGAAATTCGCACAAAACATAACGAAGAAGCTTTCAAAAAAGTTAACCTTTTACCTCAAGGTTGAACCCAAATTCATGATGGGGGCTATCCACTCAAAGTTCAAAAAACTGCATTTAATCGCGACACTCGTACTTTTACACTTACAACAAATCTACCAATTCCAACTCAAGACTACTATCAAGATGTCAAAGACACTGATGACTGACGTTTTGTTTTCCAAAACGATAATAATCAAATTGCAATGCTCAAAGCTAATATGCTAAAACAAGGGTCAAAAAATCCTCACTATAAAGACAAAGGTTGAATTCAATTTGAAACAGTAATTCCTGAGCATTTTTTCTCAACAAATGTCAGATTTGCTGGAATATTCAAACAAGAAGACAAGAAACTAAAATGACTACCAATTATTGACACTGAATATGTAGTTGATGACCGTTATTTTGGTAATATTATTTCTGATCCTTTAGATCTTAAGAAAGCCCGTGGCCGTGGATTTACTAATAATGCTTTTGGTGATGTCTTCAAAGAATTTAACATTCACAGAAAAAAGCAATCTTAA